The Alkalibacter saccharofermentans DSM 14828 genomic sequence CCACCACACCTTTTATATTCAAAGCAAAATCTCTTGCTACGTTGCAAATCTCCTCAAGGTCCTTACTGTCTGAAAAGCTCGCATCAACGCCATTGGTCTTGGCACCCTTTATTGAAAATGCACTTTTAATCTCTGATGCATTCCCTCTCATCACTGAAATTTTCACCTCTTCAAGAAGTTTTAGAGTCATCTTCGTCCTCATATTCGAGGCTCCGCATCCTACCGGATCCAAAATAACAGGTATCCCTGAATTATTGGCCTTTTTCCCGGCTTTCACCATCGAGCCCATCGTTCTTTGGTTCAAAGTGCCTATGTTAATCACCAAAGCTTTTGAAATGCCGGCGATCTCTTCCACTTCCTCCTCATCATCAGCCATTATGGGTGATGCTCCTATCGCCAACAATATGTTGGCACAGTCATTGACTGTGACGTAATTCGTTATGTTATGGACTATCGGGTTAGCTCTACGTATTCTTTCGATGTAATCAGAGTTATATGACATCCACGTATTCTCCATTTAAAGTTTTGTTCATGTTTCTAACAGCACAGAATTTCCCACACATAGTGCAGGTGTCCTCGTTCTCAGGCATGGACTCTTCTCTGTATCTTCTAGCCTTTTCTTCATCAATGGATAGCTTGAACATACCTTCCCAATCCAAATCCTTTCTGGCTTGGCTCATCTTTTTATCCCAATCAGACGCACCTTTTATCCCCTTGGCTATATCCGCAGCGTGGGCTGCAATCTTTGAAGCTATTATTCCCTCTTTCATATCATCTAGATCCGGCAACCTCAAATGCTCTGCAGGGGTTACATAGCACAAGAATGAAGCCCCATATGTAGCCGCTATAGCCCCGCCTATAGCTGAAGTTATGTGGTCATAGCCAGGCGCCACATCAGTAACAAGAGGGCCCAAAACGTAAAATGGAGCGCCTTTGCATATCGTTTGCTGTATCTTCATATTCGCTTCTATCTGATCGATAGGCATGTGTCCCGGACCCTCGATTATCACCTGCACGTCCTTTTCCCAAGCTCTCCTGGTTAGATCTCCCAGTATCACAAGCTCTTCTATTTGGCTTACGTCGGAAGCATCTTCGATGCACCCGGGCCTGCAGGCATCCCCCAAACTCATGGTTACATCGTGCTCTCTGCAGATATCCAGTATCTCATCGTAAAATTCATAAAAAGGATTCTCTTTCCCTGTCATCTCCATCCAGGAAAATATCAAAGAGCCTCCCCTTGATACGATGTTAGTCAGCCTTTCTCCACGCTTTACATGCTTGGAGCTTTCCCTTGTAAGACCGCAATGCATGGTCATGAAATCAACTCCATCTTTGGCATGAAGTCGCACAACGTCGATGAATTCCTCACCAGTGATCTGATCCAGGGGCTTGTCGTAGTGTATTATTGCATCGTATACCGGCACAGTGCCTATAGCTGCCGGGCATTCCTTTATCAGCCTATGCCTGAGCGCCCCTCTTTCTCCTGCAGAGCTCAAATCCATTATCGCATC encodes the following:
- the thiM gene encoding hydroxyethylthiazole kinase codes for the protein MSYNSDYIERIRRANPIVHNITNYVTVNDCANILLAIGASPIMADDEEEVEEIAGISKALVINIGTLNQRTMGSMVKAGKKANNSGIPVILDPVGCGASNMRTKMTLKLLEEVKISVMRGNASEIKSAFSIKGAKTNGVDASFSDSKDLEEICNVARDFALNIKGVVAVTGKEDVVSDGMETYVVKNGVESMAKITGTGCMLSSLTGGFIASNPVNAKTVSAAVATMGLAGELGYSKGMGTGSFRVSLMDMVSLMDDQVLKEGIKIERFKG
- the thiC gene encoding phosphomethylpyrimidine synthase ThiC yields the protein MEFTTQMDAARKGIITKQIKKVALEEGMHVEELMDLVAKGQVAIPANKKHLSLSPKGIGNKLKTKINVNLGVSKDCEDYDLEMSKVNKAVELGADAIMDLSSAGERGALRHRLIKECPAAIGTVPVYDAIIHYDKPLDQITGEEFIDVVRLHAKDGVDFMTMHCGLTRESSKHVKRGERLTNIVSRGGSLIFSWMEMTGKENPFYEFYDEILDICREHDVTMSLGDACRPGCIEDASDVSQIEELVILGDLTRRAWEKDVQVIIEGPGHMPIDQIEANMKIQQTICKGAPFYVLGPLVTDVAPGYDHITSAIGGAIAATYGASFLCYVTPAEHLRLPDLDDMKEGIIASKIAAHAADIAKGIKGASDWDKKMSQARKDLDWEGMFKLSIDEEKARRYREESMPENEDTCTMCGKFCAVRNMNKTLNGEYVDVI